The window TGACTCGCCCCCGTCCGAGGCTTCGACGAGCCCACCGGCGGCGGTCCGATCCGAGGACTTCGATGCGGGAGTGGCGTACGCACTGGTGCGGACGCTGGCGGTCGAGATCGGCCCACGTGAGGCGACGAGTCCGGCGTACGACCGCGCGGCCGAGTTGGTGAGTCGGCGCCTCTCACGTGCGGGGTACGCCGTGCGCCGCCAGCAGGTGCGAGTCCCGGCCGGGAACTCGTGGGGCGTGCCGGTGCCGGCTGGTCACAGCGAGAATGTCATCGCAGAGCCGCCCGGGTTCGACCCGGATAGGCCGTACCTGGTTGTGGGGGCGCATCTCGACACCGTGCCGACGGCACCGGGGGCCGAGGACAACGCGTCGGGCATCGGGGTGCTCGTGGCGGCTGCCGAAGCGGTGGTTGCCGCGCGTACTCGTCTGCCGGTCGTCTGGGTCGCCTTCGGCGCAGAGGAACCCCGTGGCGCGGGTGACGAGGCGCATCACTACGGTTCACGCGCCTATGTCGGCGCGCTCGTCGGTCTGCAACGCGACTCGGTACGCGCCATGGTCTCGCTCGATCGCGTCGGTGTGGGCAACGCGGTGCCGGTGGGTTCGGCCGGCGAGACCGACCCCGTGCAGCGTCGCCTGCTAAGGCTGGCGGACCGGATCGGGGTGTCGGCCGCGGCCGAGAGTGGTCAGCGCAGCAGCGACCATTGGTCCTTCGTGCGCGCCGGATTGCCGGGCGTACGTCTGGGCGGCACGTCGTACGCGGGCTATCACTCCGCTGAGGACCTGCCGCACGTGGTCAGCAGGGCTCAGCTCGATCGCGTCGGTCGACTGCTGCTGGCCTGGCTGCGCTGACCCGGTCGGTCTTGGTCAACGCAGGCCCGCGCCCGTGGCGAACCAACCCCGGCTGTGCCGACGGACGTCGCCCAAGATGCGAGCGCGGTCCGGCCCGGTCGCGATCCGCGGGGCGAATCGTTCATCGAGGAGATAGGGAGTCAGACGGACGCCGCGCAGTCGGGCACCGGTGAATGTCGCGGTCAAGGTGATGCCCTCCATGGTCTGCGACATGAAATCCATGTCGAAGACGAGGTTGCCCAGCGAATGTGCCAACACCGCGTGCCCAGAGGACTCGATGCCTTGCACCCAGTGCGGATGCCCGCCCACGACCAGATCCGCACCGGCAGCGATGAGCCGGCGCCCGACCACGCGTTGGATCGGCTCCGCCGAGTGGGTGTATTGCGTGCCCCAATGCGGCAGCACCAGCACGATGTCGGCGCGTCGGTCGAGGCGTCGGACGAGCCGCACCATGTGCCGCAGGTCGCCTCGATGCAGCGGGCCGGTGCGCGGTGGCATCCGTACGGACAGGGCACCGGGGGAGTTCGCAGTCGCACGCGGCGTCTCCCCTATGGCGTTGAAGCCGGTGATGCCGACCCGCACACCCTTGACCGTGACGATCACCGGTCGACTCGCGCTGCGTAGGTCGCGACCGGCCCCGAAGGCGCGTACGGGCCCCTTGTCGAATGCGTCGACCGTGTCCATCAGGGCTCGGCGGCCGTAGTCGCCGGTGTGATTGTTGGCGAGCGAGACGACATCGATCCCCACGTCAGCCAGGCCGTCGATGGCGGAGGCAGGCACCGCGAACGAGTCGCCACCCTGGGTCGGGGTGCCGCGGGTGGACAGTGTGCTCTCCAGGTTGCCGATGGTCAGATCTGCCGAGCGCAGGTGTCTGGCCATGGGGCGCAACGCCGCGACGGGGTCGTCACCGGAGACGGCCGCGACGCCGCGGCCCAGCATGATGTCGCCGACGACCCGCAGGGTGATCCGCGGTGGAGGGGTGGGGGACTTCTCCGGTGCTGCCTGGGTGCTCGCACGTGCGGGGGAGGTGGTCTGGGGAGGATCCTCGACGGCGGGCGCAGCAGAGGGAGCACTCGCGACCAACCCGACGCACAGCGCGCAGAGCAGCAGACCGTACGCCTGACCTCGGTGCACGTGTTCGCGCAGCACCGACATCGCAAGCAGCACCGTCACCGCTGGATACAACGAGGTGATCACCGCGGTGATGCTCAGCATCCCGCTATGGGTGGCGAAGAGGAACGCCACGGTCGCAGCCGTCGCCAGGGTGCCCGCGACGACCCCGAAGAGACTGGCTGCGTCTCGCGGAATCCAGGCGGAGCCTACGATCTGGGCGACCGCCACTATGGCGAGGCCGGCCACGGCCTGGTTGAGCGCCAGGGGCAGCAGGCCCGCGTCCTCACCGATGCGTGAGAGGAAGACGAACAGCAGGCCGAAACCCGTGCCTGCCAGGAGCCCGTCCACGACCGCCGTACCGGTCGACTCCGTGACGGTCTCGGAGTCGACCGGCTCACGCGAGACCAGCCAGATCGCCGGAACTGCGACCGCCATGCCGACCCAGGCCAGCGCCGTGGGTCGCTCGCCCAAGGCGAAGCCGACGACGATCGGGATCAGCGCGGCGCTCACGCCCGAGAGCGGCGCGACCACGCCCATCCTCCCCGAGGCGAGGCCTCGGTAGAGGAAGGCGGTTCCGACGCCGTTGGCGACACCGGCGGCCACGCCCCAGGCGTGATCGGCCGTCGTCGGGTCGCCGCCCAGCACCAGCGCCACCGCGAGGAGTCCGACGGAGCCGACGAGTTGCGCGACGAATGCCACAGACCAGGCGGACGTACGCCGGGCGCCGACGCCGCCGCAGAAGTCACCGAGACCGTAGGCGAAGGCGGCAGACAGGGCGAGGAGGACGGCGGTCATCAGTGGGAGTTCATCGCACGAGGACGACGCCGATGATCCAGGTGACAGTGGCGAGCACCGCGAAGATCAGTTCGATCAGGATGCTCACGCCCACAGCCTTGAGCGCGGCCTTGGTGGATGGCCACGCCTGTTCAGCGCCGACACGCACCCGCTCGGCGACATAGACGCCGAGCGGGAACCCGACGAACAGGCCCACGACCGGGATGACGAAGAAGCCGGCGATCGCGAAGATCGCGCCGATCAGCAGCGTCTTGTTCGGTACGGCTGCCTTCATGGCGCGCCCCGGGATCAGGAACTTCACGACGGTGCCGATGACCAACAGTGCGAGGCCAAGGCCCATCACGGTCCACCCCGTGGCGGTCTGGACTTCGAGTGCCCAGGCGATCAGAGCCGCGCCGATCAGGACCGTGCCGGGCAGCACCGGGACGATGATGCCGACGATGCCGACCAGGATGGCAAGGCCGACACCGAGGTCCGTGAGAGTCACGCTGCACACCCTCCCATACGCACCCCCGGAGCAGCGTGAGGCACAAATGCGTCCGGCCCCGGAGATTTCCGGGGCCGGGAAGCGTTGGCCGAAGGTCCGGCCAGGATGGGGATCAGCTCTCGGGCTGACCCGCCAACTTGTGCGTCTCGTCGTGCACGCGGATCGCGACCTGGCGCAACTTGTCGCCGTGCTCGCGGGCGTGGTGGGCGCAGAAGAGCAACTCGGCTCCGGCGTCGAGTTCGACGCGCAGGTAGGCCTGGGCTCCGCAACGGTCGCAACGGTCGCCCGCGTTGAGGGCTGCTGCGCTTGGGGCAACTGCAGTGGTCACGTCGGCCTCACTTTCATCTCGTTCTGTCGTCCACAACGTAGTCCTCGGGTCAAAGATTCCCTCCCCGACCCTCGTGTGCTGTGCTGCGAGCCACAAGGTGCTCATCCAATCACGTCGAAGGTTCCCCGCCATGTGTTTTCCACACCCCGGGACCCGTCGTCGCCTCCTGGTCCGTTCACGGTAGGCCAGCGATGTCATCGCAGCGCGCTGGCGCATGTCGGGCGTGTCGCGTGCCGTACGCAGTTCCGTGGCCGCCCACGGGTAGATTCGGAGCCTGTTCCACACGTCTGCACCGCACGCGGTTTCACCTGGGAGTTTCGTCATCGCCGACAACAGCTATAACGCCGCCCATCTGCTGGTTCTGGAGGGTCTGGAGGCCGTACGCAAGCGGCCGGGCATGTACATCGGTTCGACGGACACCCGCGGCCTGATGCACTGCGTCTGGGAGATCATCGACAACGGCGTGGACGAGGCGCTCGCGGGTTCGGCGGACCGGGTCGAGGTGATCGTGCACGCGGACGACTCGATCGAGGTGCACGACAACGGCCGAGGCATCCCGACCGACAAAGAACCCAAGACCGGACTTCCGGGCGTGGAGGTCGTGGCGACGAAACTGCACGCGGGCGGCAAGTTCGGTGGTGGCTCCTATGTCGCGACCGGTGGTCTGCACGGGGTCGGGCTCTCGGTCGTCAACGCGCTGTCCGCACGGATGGATATCGACGTCGAACGTTCGCCCGCGGTGCAGGGCATCTCGTTTCGGCGCGGTGTCTCGGGAGTGTTCGCAGGGGAGGGGCCGGCGGCAGACTTCGAAGCGCGAAACGGCCTGTCGCGCAAGGGCGCACGGGTCGCCAAGACGCGCTCGGGGACCCGGGTGCGGTTCTGGCCCGATCGACAGATCTTCACCAAGGACGCCAAGATCGAGATCGAAGGACTGTTGGGACGCGCTCGGCAGACCTCGTTCATCGTGCCGGGTCTGGAGATCGTGATCCGCGACGAACGCGGTCCGGAGGTCTTCGAGGAGTCATTTCGACACGCGGGTGGCATCGCCGAGTTCGTGGAGTTCCTCGCCCACGACGAGCCGGTGACCGACATCGTGCGCCTGCAAGGCAACGACACCTTCGCCGAGACGGTCCCCGTGCTGGACGCCGAGGGGCAGATGACGCCTCAGGAGGTCGAGCGCGAACTGTCGGTGGATGTCGCGGTGCGATGGGGCAGCGGCTACGACACCGAGTTGCGTTCGTTCGTGAACGTGATCGCGACGCCGAAGGGCGGCACTCACGTCGCGGGCTTCGAGGCCGCACTCACCAAGACGTTCAACGACGCGATGCGGGCCAGCAAGGCCCTCAAAGCCGGTGATTCCGATGTCATCAAGGACGACGTCCTGGAGGGGTTGACGGCGGTCGTCACCGTACGTCTGGCGGAGCCGCAGTTCGAGGGTCAGACCAAGGAGATCCTGGGCACGCCCGCCGTACGAGCAGGCGTACGCAAGGTGGTCGCAGGTGAACTCAAGGGCTTCCTCACCTCCACCAAGCGGGCCGAGAAGG of the Nocardioides sp. genome contains:
- a CDS encoding M28 family peptidase, which produces MSRLVAALLCAVAATNACGGETPESNTPAPSSSPSARGSVATSDPSPDSPPSEASTSPPAAVRSEDFDAGVAYALVRTLAVEIGPREATSPAYDRAAELVSRRLSRAGYAVRRQQVRVPAGNSWGVPVPAGHSENVIAEPPGFDPDRPYLVVGAHLDTVPTAPGAEDNASGIGVLVAAAEAVVAARTRLPVVWVAFGAEEPRGAGDEAHHYGSRAYVGALVGLQRDSVRAMVSLDRVGVGNAVPVGSAGETDPVQRRLLRLADRIGVSAAAESGQRSSDHWSFVRAGLPGVRLGGTSYAGYHSAEDLPHVVSRAQLDRVGRLLLAWLR
- a CDS encoding CapA family protein — encoded protein: MTAVLLALSAAFAYGLGDFCGGVGARRTSAWSVAFVAQLVGSVGLLAVALVLGGDPTTADHAWGVAAGVANGVGTAFLYRGLASGRMGVVAPLSGVSAALIPIVVGFALGERPTALAWVGMAVAVPAIWLVSREPVDSETVTESTGTAVVDGLLAGTGFGLLFVFLSRIGEDAGLLPLALNQAVAGLAIVAVAQIVGSAWIPRDAASLFGVVAGTLATAATVAFLFATHSGMLSITAVITSLYPAVTVLLAMSVLREHVHRGQAYGLLLCALCVGLVASAPSAAPAVEDPPQTTSPARASTQAAPEKSPTPPPRITLRVVGDIMLGRGVAAVSGDDPVAALRPMARHLRSADLTIGNLESTLSTRGTPTQGGDSFAVPASAIDGLADVGIDVVSLANNHTGDYGRRALMDTVDAFDKGPVRAFGAGRDLRSASRPVIVTVKGVRVGITGFNAIGETPRATANSPGALSVRMPPRTGPLHRGDLRHMVRLVRRLDRRADIVLVLPHWGTQYTHSAEPIQRVVGRRLIAAGADLVVGGHPHWVQGIESSGHAVLAHSLGNLVFDMDFMSQTMEGITLTATFTGARLRGVRLTPYLLDERFAPRIATGPDRARILGDVRRHSRGWFATGAGLR
- a CDS encoding DUF456 domain-containing protein, which codes for MTLTDLGVGLAILVGIVGIIVPVLPGTVLIGAALIAWALEVQTATGWTVMGLGLALLVIGTVVKFLIPGRAMKAAVPNKTLLIGAIFAIAGFFVIPVVGLFVGFPLGVYVAERVRVGAEQAWPSTKAALKAVGVSILIELIFAVLATVTWIIGVVLVR
- a CDS encoding DNA topoisomerase IV subunit B; amino-acid sequence: MADNSYNAAHLLVLEGLEAVRKRPGMYIGSTDTRGLMHCVWEIIDNGVDEALAGSADRVEVIVHADDSIEVHDNGRGIPTDKEPKTGLPGVEVVATKLHAGGKFGGGSYVATGGLHGVGLSVVNALSARMDIDVERSPAVQGISFRRGVSGVFAGEGPAADFEARNGLSRKGARVAKTRSGTRVRFWPDRQIFTKDAKIEIEGLLGRARQTSFIVPGLEIVIRDERGPEVFEESFRHAGGIAEFVEFLAHDEPVTDIVRLQGNDTFAETVPVLDAEGQMTPQEVERELSVDVAVRWGSGYDTELRSFVNVIATPKGGTHVAGFEAALTKTFNDAMRASKALKAGDSDVIKDDVLEGLTAVVTVRLAEPQFEGQTKEILGTPAVRAGVRKVVAGELKGFLTSTKRAEKAQAKLLMEKVAGAAKTRLAARQHRETQRRKNALESSSLPSKLADCRSTDTDRSELFIVEGDSALGTAKLARDSEYQALLPIRGKILNVQKASVGDMLKNVECASIIQVVGAGSGRTFDVDAARYGRVIFMADADSDGAHIRCLLATLFFKYMPDLVAAGRVFSAVPPLHRIELINPKKGMDKYVYTYSDDELQRRLAELKRKNQRWKDPIQRYKGLGEMDADQLAETTMDPRQRTLRRLTVDDGAAAAEVFELLMGSEVAPRKEFIVQGAYEVDMESLDA